The Trichomycterus rosablanca isolate fTriRos1 chromosome 19, fTriRos1.hap1, whole genome shotgun sequence region AGTTGTAAATCTTGTGGATTGTAAGTCCTGTGAATGTAAAGTCAGGCTTTCAGGGCATCCAGTCACACCATGGTTATCCATTGGCAGTGTTCTTATACCACTGGGTACTACACATGAAGCTTCCAGTTATGAAGCTCTGAATGAAAAGTTCTTCTGCTCACATTGCTTCTGGAtgcagtttggaacacagtggttttGTTCAGTAAGCTCCTTGACTTTCCACGTCTCGAGATAAAAGCCTGATCTGTTAAATCAAAAGTCTTACATATTAAGGATTTAAGTGCACTGAAGTCCCAAATATGACTTGCTGGAGCTCCGTACACTTGaccatgtggccaaaagtatgtggacacatgccAGAAAGCTTGGTGGTCATCCTATTCtgaaaccatgggcattaatgtaAGGATGACACTTTTAATAATGCTTGTGTGTGGAATTCTTTGGACAGAACAGCAAGCGTTATGAGAAAAgaggcactgcacatcacctagATAATACCgtcctacagtgaaacatggtggcggCAGCATCGTGCTGCAGAGGTGCTCCTCATCGGCATGACAGGGAAACGGGTATAAattgagggatggatggatgcagccaaatacagaaaCATCCCTGAAGAGAATCCTACAGAGAGCTCAATCAGACAGGAGTCCAGATAGTTTATGAAccactgtgtgtatgtatatatgtatatgaccaaaaatgtttggatgtacagtgtatcacaaaagtgagtacacccctcacatttctgcagatatttaagtatatcttttcatgggacaacactgacaaaatgacactttgacacaatgaaaagtagtctgtgtgcagcttatataacagtgtaaatttatttttccctcaaaataactcaatatacagccattaatgtctaaaccaccggcaacaaaagtgagtacaccccttagtgaaagttcctgaagtgtcaatattttgtgtggccaccattatttcccagaactgccttaactctcctgggcatggagtttaccagagcttcacaggttgccactggaatgcttttccactcctccatgacgacatcacggagctggcggatattcgagactttgcactcctccaccttccgcttgaggatgccccaaagatgttctattgggtttaggtctggagacatgcttggccagtccatcacctttaccctcagcctcttcaataaagcagtggtcgtcttataggtgtgtttggggtcattatcatgctggaacactgccctgcgacccagtttccggagggaggggatcatgctctgcttcagtatttcacagtacatattggagttcatgtgtccctcaatgaaatgtaactccccaacacctgctgcactcatgcagccccagaccatggcattcctaccaccatgcttgactgtaggcatgacacacttatctttgtactcctcacctgattgccgccacacatgcttgagaccatctgaaccaaacaaattaatcttggtctcatcagaccataggacatggttccagtaatccatgtcctttgttgacatgtcttcagcaaactgtttgcgggctttcttgtttagagacttcagaagaggcttccttctggggtgacagccatgcagaccaatttgatgtagtgtgcggcgtatggtctgagcactgacaggctgaccccccaccttttcaatctctgcagcaatgctgacagcactcctgcgcctatctttcaaagacagcagttggatgtgacgctgagcacgtgcactcagcttctttggacgaccaacgcgaggtctgttctgagtggaccctgctcttttaaaacgctggatgatcttggccactgtgctgcagctcagtttcagggtgttggcaatcttcttgtagccttggccatcttcatgtagcgcaacaattcgtcttttaagatcctcagagagttctttgccatgaggtgccatgttggaactttcagtgaccagtatgagagagtgtgagagctgtactattaaattgaacacacctgctccctatgcacacctgagacctagtaacactaacaaatcacatgacattttggagggaaaatgacaagcagtgctcaatttggacatttaggggtgtagtctcttaggggtgtactcacttttgttgccggtggtttagacattaatggctgtatattgagttattttgagggaagaataaatttacactgttatataagctgcacacagactacttttcattgtgtcaaagtgtcattttgtcagtgttgtcccatgaaaagatatacttaaatatctgcagaaatgtgaggggtgtacttacttttgtgatacactgtatacatggtTTTAAAGTGAAGTTGTTTGCACTACACTAAGCTGgtttgtttctctctctctctctctcacacacactcacacttacacacttacacacacacacacacacacacacacactcacacacacaaacgcgtCTTTAAGGGTCTTGTCATGACTTCCAAAGCGGATGTGGACGTCCTGCCAAAAGATGCAGATGCTCCGTCTGAAAGCAACGGCGCATTCACCACCAAGGACGGTTTGTCCCAGCGGCCGAGACACCAAAATGCCACCGCTATCCTTCTACCAGGTGATTCAGAATTAAATATAGATGGATTAAAATAGATTCTAaatagtttaataaaaaaataaggtttGTTTTTAGTTCTAAATGTCTGATGTTAAACACTTACCTCAAATGACTCTGTGGAACTAAAGCACGTGTAAACCATCACCTTCTGACCTGATTCTTTTCCTCCCAAAGCCTCCGCTCATACGCTGCCGAaggtggacgtgtcccaaaccgCCGCCAAGGAAGTGACCCAGATGGGCGGCACCTGCAGTATCGTCCACGTTCTGGAGTGGAAAGAAGGCATGGCGATCCTACCCGGGAGCAACCTGAAGGTGAGAACGACCCCCCTCGAAACACCCCAGGATTCTTCTTTACCTAAAAGTAACGACTCTTTTATTTTGGTTGTGGTGCAGCTTTGCGTGAGCGACAGCGGGACTCTGGAGGTGATCAGTCAGGGAAAGGTCAGCCCGGCTAACACGCTGACCGACGGGGCTGCAGCGAAAACTGTCGTCAGAGAGCAAAAACAGATGTCCAAACCCGGACCAGATCCACCAGctcaaccactgccaggttgtcattgttgggcacttgagcaagggccttaaccctTTCTTGTTTATACtgatgtactgtcacagtactgtaagtcgctgtggataaaagaTCAAAAACAGAATCTATCTTCTCCTCTCTAGATGTCCGCGCCGTATCTGCGGAGAACGTTCGGCTCATCAAGGTTCACCCGGAGCTGCAGGAGACCTCAGTCCTGCACAAGAGCAGTGATCAGACATCCAGACGTTCCTACAGTGAGGAGCTACGCCGAGATCCAGGACCCTACAAGTAAAGATCATTTAACCGTGGGGGTGCTCAcgacctggccgggcgtccAACAGGCAGGGTCGGCTGTGTATGACGGAGGGAGGGGTGATGGGGCTCCTCAATGCATGTGTTTCAGCCCAGGAAGGATCTTATATTGAACTCCTAATATTGTTCTGACCATGTTATCCATGttcctcacacacacgtccaTAAACCTCTAACATCATTAATACAcagttaataatgtaataatcatATAACAAGCGTCTTTGGTTATTTATGGATGTTTTAGTTTCCCAGGTACAGATCGGCCTCTGGACCCGGCGGAGCTCTCTCCTGATAGAGAAACGCTGAAGCCGatgaagaagaggaggaggaaggaTTATTTAAGCCCCTCTGAGGAAGATTCGGAGCCTGAGGCTGCGGTACGGATTATAAACCTACTCTTCCACTACTGCTTATGGACGTAAATACACTCACAGTCTGTACCAGTCCACCAccgaagagtgtgtgtgtgtggaggcgGAATGTAGAGCATGATTAGTGTAGAGAGAAACAGCAGCACAATaaaacactgtaataataataatacaaataataataataataataatataatgatagaataataataatatagtatactaacaacaacaacaaaaataataatgataaaaataattattatttattatttgtattattattacaatagtaacaataataattattataataatagtaataaaataataataataataatagcagtaataacaataattaataaataataataataatgaaaacattaaaaataataattattaacagttaaaataaaaataatagtgaataaataaatgttaattgataataataaaataataaataaaaacaataataataataataacaaatttgtgataaatacaaataataataatagtaaataaataaatattaattgataataataatataataaataaaaacaataataataaatctgtgataaataataataatattaaaatcagtaataacagtaagtaattaataataatgataaaaacaataataataattattattaacagttaaaataaaaataatagtaaataaataaataattataattgataataatataataaataaaaacaataataataatagtaataaatctgtgataaataaacaatatatatttcaataaataatgtaaatactaAACACCAGGGGCTGTGAAACTGTTTAAAGCCAAGGATATCTGTGGacaatgaaattaaatgttaaGGATTTTGGGCtgcatatttgtatttattttcttgattatttaaaaattattttttagcGTTTTTTAGCACAATTTCACTGCagtttgtatttgtaattaGGGGTGTGTCCTGGAATTTAGACTTATTGGCCTCAATTTGGAAACAAAAAAAGTCATTTagaaagacacatttaaaatggtTACATCTAAAACAGATGTCTGAAGTAAGCACGTGTTGTACAGATGTGAAAGGAAAGTCATTTAATCagaatgtatttttttgtttaaggaGGAGAAACCCCTGAACACCGAGGAGGAGCTGAGGAACACAGGTCTGTGTGCTCGCTGTTTAACCCTGTACTCGTATCGGTGTTTAACCCTGTACTCGTATCGCTGTTTAACCCTGTACTCGTATCGCTGTTTAACCCTGTACTCGTATCGGTGTTTAACCCTGTACTCGTATCGCTGTTTAACCCTGTACTCGTATCGCTGTTTAACCCTGTACTCGTATCGGTGTTTAACCCCGTACTCGTATCGCTGTTTAACCCTGTACTCGTATCGGTGTTTAACCCTGTACTCGTATCGCTGTTTAACCCTGTACTCGTATCGCTGTTTAACCCTGTACTCGTATCGCTGTTTAACCCTGTACTCGTATCGCTGTTTAACCCTGTACTCGTATCGCTGTTTAACCCTGTACTCGTATCGCTGTTTAACCCTGTACTCGTATCGGTGTTTAACCCCGTACTCGTATCGCTGTTTAACCCTGTACTCGTATCGCTGTTTAACCCTGTACTCGTATCGCTGTTTAACCCTGTACTCGTATCGGTGTTTAACCCCGTACTCGTATCGCTGTTTAACCCTGTACTCGTATCGGTGTTTAACCCCGTACTCGTATCGCTGTTTAACCCTGTACTCGTATCGCTGTTTAACCCTGTACTCGTATCGCTGTTTAACCCTGTACTCGTATCGGTGTTTAACCCTGTACTCGTATCGCTGTTTAACCCTGTACTCGTATCGCTGTTTAACCCTGTACTCGTATCGCTGTTTAACCCTGTACTCGTATCGGTGTTTAACCCCGTACTCGTATCGCTGTTTAACCCTGTACTCGTATCGGTGTTTAACCCCGTACTCGTATCGCTGTTTAACCCTGTACTCGTATCGCTGTTTAACCCTGTACTCGTATCGCTGTTTAACCCTGTACTCGTATCGCTGTTTAACCCTGTACTCGTATCGGTGTTTAACCCCGTACTCGTATCGCTGTTTAACCCCGTACTCGTATCGCTGTTTAACCCTGTACTCGTATCGCTGTTTAACCCTGTACTCGTATCGGTGTTTAACCCCGTACTCGTATCGCTGTTTAACCCTGTACTCGTATCGCTGTTTAACCCTGTACTCGTATCGCTGTTTAACCCTGTACTCGTATCGGTGTTTAACCCCGTACTCGTATTGGTGTTTAATCCAGCTGTTGAAGATTTTCTGAGCTGCGTGTCGATCTGTGCAGGTACGACCGAGGTTAAAACCGAGTCGTGGTCATGGTCGCAGTACCTGGAGGAGCAGAAGGCCATCTCGGCTCCAGCTAAACTCTTTCAGCAGGTACTGAttgcaagtttgaatctcaggtgTGCTCACAGCCAGCCGGGCGCCTATACAGACAACGACTGGCTGGTCTAAGGGTGGGATTTCCGGagggggttcctcataactgctgcagttacgacctctgctggctgatcgatggcgctgcacagagacgggggataatagagatcagtttgtgactctccgtgcgcgatacggatctccgtatgaaccagtctggtgcaggtgaaaagaagcggtgtgTTAATTATGGTggaggggaattggatatgactaaattgggaggaaaaatgaGTTAAACACTAAATGATCGTAGGCTCTTTAGGACTCCCAACCTAGACTAGACTAgaatgtatgttttatttatttattcatatttttaatgttcttCTCAAATTTTCCTCCTAATctggtcatatccaattcccggatggtatttcacctctactcctgaccgaggagggtcgtgactaacacacgccccctccgacatgtgtgagtttatatggagatccgtatcgcgcacggagagtctgCATGATCTCCGATATCCcacgtctctgtgcagtaccaccgatcagccagcagaggtcgtaactgcagcagtcacGAGTCATGACCAGTTTGTACAGCCGAATAAAACACCGACTGTTCTGTGTTTAAAGTCACAGAGAGTTCCTGAACACCCGAACCACTTCAGCCAGGGCATGAAGCTAGAGGGCATCGACCCACAGCACCCCTCCATGTACTTCGTCCTGACCGTGGCTGAGGTACggcgccgtgtgtgtgtgtgtaattctgATCTTCCAGAGTGTCCGGTAATTTTCATCGTCCGTTCTCTCCTCAGGTCTGTGGGTTCAGGCTGCGTCTCCATTTCGACAGCTACTCGGAGTGTCACGATTTCTGGGTCAACGCCAGCAGCCCCGATATTCATCCGGCCGGGTGGTGCGAGCGCACTGGGCACAAACTACACACTCCGAAAGGTCGACCACACCCAATAATACACGATTTTGGTATCCGAAATGGTCTAGATGTTCACTAAAGGCGACCCTTGTTGTCCGGGTTGGTGTTACAGGGTGTAAGGAGGAGGAGTTCTCCTGGTCCGGCTACTTAAAGCTCACCAAAGCACAAGCAGCACCAAGTGACCTGTTCTCCAACCCAGACCCAGTAAGCGACTCAGGCTTAACATGAATAAAGCTTTACGTACTAAataacgacacaggaacaccaaACTTCTCTCAATTATTAGTGATCAGAAGTGCTCAGGTTCGTCTTTTCAGCAGTAATGAACACTTATGATCAGGTTAATTaaaagaagtttagtgtttctgggtCATTATTTTAGTACATTGCTACCTTGGAACTCAGTCGGTTCCGGGAGTGGCGtcaagttttaaagacgttgagttttaaggtattttttcccataaggatgtttggggaacctgttaatgcatccatggtcccgtggagctgcagatattttagtctcatatacaataatgaggttgtttttgacacttaaacactgaaaataacacaaatataatataaacacactgaaatacagttaaaaacagttaaaaatcaataaaaaatacaataaaagctgcactttagttttacttatttattgtttcctgatgcttcttaatggtggagatgctcgatgttggaataccgtattcccttcagcaccggcacattcacatgagaagctgttgtgccgttatttcctatgaagtgtgacggcggtgcacaaaacctaacgtgacttattgtagtaaaacagcgagtgaggaatgtgattagtggaggaacttatgagcagtaataatgaagagaagtttagtgctcctgtctccttcttttactacattaaaccacgttaagctttattttcaaccagaagcgttttagactctgggagaagctgattctgattctcaccatttctcagaagctcgagctgtaacacaagtttaaaagtgaaacagggaggagaatccagataaacacagatacatgtggagctgtaaccctggatctgacgcttattccacactgatgcagattcagctcagattcacatgctgatgatgttttaccgcaccgctcaagtcgagtgctgaacaaagcacaAAACGCTCCTCGACGTTTATTAACTgggtttcttttctcagtcggACGAGGAGCACGGCTTCGAGGTGGGCCTGAAGCTGGAGGCGGTGGACCGCATGAACCCGTCTCTCATCTGCGTGGCCACGGTGACGGACGTGGTGGGCAGGCGCTTCCTGGTGCACTTCGACAACTGGGACGACACGTACGATTACTGGTGCGTTTCGGATCCGCCGCTGTACGCGTGTAACAAAATGCATGTCTGTCTACATGTCTGGTGTTTCCCTTGTTCTCtcagtctagtcatatccaattcccatgTGGAATTTCCTCCACTGGTGCACACCCTGACGGAAGAGGGTCGTACcaaacacgtgtgcagtagctgaccgcttcttttcacctgcactggtCATATAAAGATCCGTAtagcgtacggagagtcacgcactgatctccgttattcCCTGTCTCAGTGCAGGCGCCATTGATCGCAAAGCTGATATTCAAACCCTCGAGCGCCGGTAGActaaggatttatttatttatttatttattattattatttatacagagTTTATACAGACTAAACTAGAACAAAGCACAATTTTGCACTGCTCATGagtccagttttatttattactgagcTACGTAGGTCATTAAATCTTTAATATATgattatgaatgtatttattattacgataaaaaatttttttatatttgttgtgTACTTTTAAAGGTGTGATGCTAGAAGTCCGTACATTCACCCCATTGGTTGGTGCAAAGAGAAAAGCCTCCCACTCACCCCTCCACAAGGTGACCGTCCTCACGTTATTCCACACATGAGAGTTAATCATCTGCAGAACATAAATAATCCATTTTAACACCGGGTGTGAACTAAACAAACTAcgtgggtgtccacatacttctggccttGTAGTGTAAGTTAGATTTAAGTGTTATTTAGATGTAAGAAAATGAATGTGTCATGTAACCGTCACAGACTATCCCGATCTGGGCCGGTTTTCCTGGGAGCGCTACCTGGATGAGACCGGATCGACGGCGGTGCCTGCAGAGGCCTTCAAAACGGTACGGGTACCATCCACCACCCCAAACTGC contains the following coding sequences:
- the l3mbtl1 gene encoding lethal(3)malignant brain tumor-like protein 1, producing the protein MTSKADVDVLPKDADAPSESNGAFTTKDGLSQRPRHQNATAILLPASAHTLPKVDVSQTAAKEVTQMGGTCSIVHVLEWKEGMAILPGSNLKLCVSDSGTLEVISQGKVSPANTLTDGAAAKTVVREQKQMSKPGPDPPAQPLPDVRAVSAENVRLIKVHPELQETSVLHKSSDQTSRRSYSEELRRDPGPYNFPGTDRPLDPAELSPDRETLKPMKKRRRKDYLSPSEEDSEPEAAEEKPLNTEEELRNTGTTEVKTESWSWSQYLEEQKAISAPAKLFQQSQRVPEHPNHFSQGMKLEGIDPQHPSMYFVLTVAEVCGFRLRLHFDSYSECHDFWVNASSPDIHPAGWCERTGHKLHTPKGCKEEEFSWSGYLKLTKAQAAPSDLFSNPDPSDEEHGFEVGLKLEAVDRMNPSLICVATVTDVVGRRFLVHFDNWDDTYDYWCDARSPYIHPIGWCKEKSLPLTPPQDYPDLGRFSWERYLDETGSTAVPAEAFKTRPPHGFQENMKLEAVDKRSPALVRVATVQEVDVHRIKIHFNGWSHMYDEWVDADHPDIYPAGWCEGTGHPLTPPPSSSLSDVLQFGPGENMIAAQPSFTPAPCKSSPNPRSTSKYSFHNRKCPTPGCDGSGHVTGRFTAHHCISGCPLAERNQGRVKVDLSDTEGPKRNHFVFGPRAKKSRYHGRIGRPPKYRKTQQRTYQSLSTDSVYPSLFMSALTASSDRTLSLCWEQHCKLLPGIAGIHAGQVATWSIDEVFGFVQNLTGCEEQAQLFKDEMIDGEAFLLLTQSDMVKIMSIKLGPALKIYNSILMFKSTDEGL